The following proteins are co-located in the Oceanimonas sp. GK1 genome:
- the recD gene encoding exodeoxyribonuclease V subunit alpha yields MITTKTPASELLALLDRWVALGWLRPLDRALAGFFAEQQPESEAPVLLAAALASHQLGHGHVCLDLLATLAEPDFALSLPPEGEEGLADAWLPSKQLATLTLEHWTQALARSPLVAADGEPARPLVLSGDRLYLRRYWSYEQGVARALAARMQDDRAVPADLANWLERLFPEPLKLDGERQTDWQKLACALAASSGFTLITGGPGTGKTTTVVRLLALLQGTAAQPLRIRLAAPTGKAAARLTESIGAQVASLPVDESVRARIPAEVSTLHRLLGSLPDSRHFRHHAGHPLPLDVLVVDEASMIDLEMMHCLLAALPPHARLLLLGDKDQLASVEAGALLGDLCRDAEQGLYTPERLAWLEAVSGERVVHPSLRPGDAGRHALAQRILMLRYSRRFAGGSGIGRLAEAVNRQQPALARQQLEGSDEVATLRLKGEQDAALNRLLFAGRGEGVGYGHYLARLRDERPAAGTAFDGTAWHDWAKGVLDAFDQFRLLCAVRRGPWGVEGLNARIAGLLHRRGLLEAEEGWYEGRPVLVTRNDYGLGLMNGDIGIALRLPEQDGSMKLRVAFPRNDGSGGLRFVLPSRLGEVETVFAMTVHKSQGSEFAHTALMLPEALNPVLTKELLYTGITRARHRFTLVEPRAGVFEQAIARRVERRSGLLESLT; encoded by the coding sequence ATGATCACCACCAAAACCCCCGCCAGCGAGCTGCTGGCCTTGCTTGACCGCTGGGTGGCGCTGGGCTGGCTGCGCCCCCTGGACCGGGCGCTGGCGGGCTTTTTTGCCGAGCAGCAGCCCGAAAGCGAGGCGCCGGTGCTGCTGGCGGCGGCACTGGCCAGCCACCAGCTCGGCCACGGCCATGTGTGCCTGGATCTGCTAGCGACCCTGGCCGAGCCGGACTTTGCCCTGTCGCTGCCGCCGGAAGGGGAAGAAGGCCTGGCCGATGCCTGGCTGCCTTCAAAGCAACTGGCGACACTGACCCTGGAGCACTGGACGCAGGCCCTGGCCCGCAGCCCCCTGGTGGCGGCCGACGGCGAGCCGGCGCGGCCCCTGGTGCTGAGTGGCGATCGATTGTACCTGCGTCGTTACTGGAGCTATGAGCAGGGGGTGGCCCGGGCTCTGGCGGCACGCATGCAGGATGACAGAGCCGTGCCTGCCGACCTGGCAAACTGGCTTGAGCGGTTGTTTCCCGAGCCGCTGAAGCTTGACGGCGAGCGCCAGACCGACTGGCAAAAGCTGGCCTGTGCCCTGGCGGCGAGCAGCGGCTTTACCCTGATCACCGGCGGCCCCGGCACCGGCAAGACCACCACTGTGGTGCGCCTGCTGGCGCTGCTGCAGGGCACTGCCGCCCAGCCCCTGCGCATTCGACTGGCGGCGCCCACCGGCAAGGCGGCGGCCCGGCTGACCGAGTCCATCGGTGCTCAGGTGGCCTCGCTGCCGGTAGACGAGAGCGTGCGCGCCCGGATCCCGGCAGAGGTGAGCACCTTGCACCGCTTGTTGGGTAGCCTGCCGGACAGTCGTCATTTTCGTCATCATGCCGGCCACCCGCTGCCGCTGGATGTGCTGGTGGTGGATGAGGCCTCGATGATCGATCTGGAAATGATGCACTGCCTGCTGGCGGCGTTGCCGCCTCATGCCCGGCTGTTACTGCTGGGCGACAAGGATCAGCTGGCCTCGGTGGAAGCGGGAGCCCTGCTGGGGGACTTGTGTCGTGATGCCGAGCAGGGGTTGTATACCCCGGAACGTCTGGCCTGGTTGGAAGCGGTCAGCGGCGAGCGGGTAGTGCACCCGTCCTTGCGGCCCGGTGACGCCGGCCGTCATGCCCTGGCCCAGCGCATTCTGATGCTGCGTTACTCCCGCCGCTTTGCCGGCGGCTCCGGCATTGGCCGGCTGGCAGAGGCGGTGAACCGTCAGCAGCCGGCGCTGGCCCGGCAGCAGCTGGAGGGCAGCGACGAGGTGGCTACCCTTCGGCTGAAGGGAGAGCAGGACGCGGCGCTTAACCGCCTGCTGTTTGCCGGTCGGGGGGAGGGGGTGGGCTATGGTCATTACCTGGCACGGCTGCGGGATGAACGTCCCGCCGCCGGCACCGCCTTTGACGGTACGGCCTGGCATGACTGGGCAAAAGGCGTGCTGGATGCCTTTGATCAGTTCCGGCTGCTGTGCGCGGTGCGCCGAGGCCCCTGGGGGGTGGAAGGTTTAAATGCACGCATTGCCGGCCTGCTGCACCGGCGCGGCCTGCTCGAGGCGGAGGAAGGCTGGTACGAAGGCCGGCCGGTACTGGTGACCCGCAACGATTACGGCCTGGGGCTGATGAACGGGGACATCGGCATTGCCCTGCGCCTGCCCGAGCAAGACGGCAGCATGAAGCTGCGGGTGGCCTTTCCCCGCAACGACGGCAGCGGCGGCTTGCGTTTTGTGTTGCCCAGCCGGCTGGGGGAGGTGGAGACGGTGTTCGCCATGACGGTACACAAGTCTCAGGGCTCGGAGTTTGCCCATACCGCCCTGATGTTGCCCGAGGCCCTGAACCCGGTACTGACCAAGGAGCTGCTCTATACCGGCATTACCCGGGCCCGGCACCGGTTTACCCTGGTGGAGCCCCGGGCCGGGGTGTTTGAGCAGGCCATTGCCCGGCGGGTAGAGCGGCGCAGCGGCCTGCTGGAGAGCCTGACCTAG
- a CDS encoding ABC transporter ATP-binding protein — protein MFKLFESLTRPFPEEAPTQPPAGLYAFCRHYTRGFEWPLVAMALLSALVAIVEVSLLGFMGQLVDMLARHSPASFWAEERNTLMFMGGLVLVVLPVLAFSHAMLMHQSLLGNYPMSIRWLAHRYLLNQSMTFYQDEFAGRIATKVMQTALAVRETVMKLLDVLVYVSVYLISMLVMMGHSDLALMLPILLWLLLYVGIQCYFVPRMKRIATAQADARSMMTGRIVDSYSNITTVKLFAHADAETRYAKQGMRAFLTTVYGQMRLATCFVLSVDAINYLLLFTITALSVGLWMNATVTVGVIAVAISIALRLQGMSKWIMWEIGALFENIGTVIDGMNTLSKSVAIEDKANATDLTVSRGAIRFEDVTFHYGRDEPVIEHFNLDIKPGEKVGLVGRSGAGKSTLVNLLLRLHELEAGRITIDGQDITTVTQHSLRGQIGMVTQDTSLLHRSIRENILYGRPDAAEQDMIAASRQAHAHDFIQSLEDKDGHRGYDAQVGERGIKLSGGQRQRIGIARVLLKDAPILVLDEATSALDSEVEAAIQESLYQLMEGKTVIAIAHRLSTIAAMDRLVVIDQGRIVEQGSHQDLLAQNGIYAQLWHHQTGGFLADGV, from the coding sequence ATGTTCAAACTGTTTGAAAGCCTGACCCGGCCGTTCCCCGAAGAGGCGCCCACCCAGCCCCCCGCCGGGCTGTACGCCTTCTGTCGCCACTACACCCGCGGCTTTGAATGGCCCCTTGTGGCCATGGCGCTGCTCAGTGCCCTGGTGGCCATCGTCGAAGTCTCCCTGCTGGGCTTTATGGGCCAGCTGGTGGATATGCTGGCCCGCCACAGCCCGGCGTCGTTCTGGGCAGAAGAGCGCAATACCCTCATGTTTATGGGCGGGCTGGTGCTGGTTGTCTTGCCGGTGCTGGCCTTCAGCCACGCCATGCTGATGCACCAGTCCCTGCTGGGTAACTATCCCATGTCCATTCGCTGGCTGGCTCACCGCTACCTGCTGAACCAGAGCATGACGTTCTATCAGGATGAGTTCGCCGGCCGCATCGCCACCAAGGTGATGCAGACGGCGCTGGCGGTGCGGGAAACCGTGATGAAGCTCTTGGACGTACTGGTGTACGTGTCCGTGTACCTGATCTCCATGCTGGTGATGATGGGTCACTCGGATCTGGCCCTGATGCTGCCCATTCTGCTCTGGCTGCTGCTCTACGTGGGCATTCAGTGCTACTTTGTGCCGCGCATGAAGCGCATCGCCACCGCCCAGGCCGACGCCCGCTCCATGATGACCGGGCGCATTGTCGACAGCTATTCCAATATCACCACGGTCAAGCTGTTTGCCCATGCCGATGCGGAAACCCGTTACGCCAAACAGGGCATGCGCGCCTTTCTCACCACCGTTTATGGCCAGATGCGCCTGGCCACCTGCTTTGTGCTGAGCGTGGATGCCATCAACTACCTGTTGCTGTTCACCATTACCGCCCTGTCGGTGGGCCTGTGGATGAATGCCACCGTAACCGTAGGGGTGATCGCCGTGGCCATCAGCATCGCCCTGCGGCTGCAGGGCATGTCGAAATGGATCATGTGGGAGATCGGTGCCCTGTTCGAAAACATCGGCACCGTGATCGACGGCATGAACACCCTGTCCAAATCCGTGGCCATAGAAGACAAGGCCAATGCCACTGACCTGACCGTGAGCCGGGGTGCCATTCGCTTTGAGGACGTCACCTTTCACTATGGCCGGGACGAGCCGGTCATCGAGCATTTCAACCTGGACATCAAACCCGGTGAGAAGGTGGGCCTGGTGGGCCGCTCCGGGGCGGGCAAGTCCACCCTGGTCAACCTGCTGCTGCGCCTGCACGAGCTGGAAGCCGGCCGCATCACCATCGACGGCCAGGACATCACCACCGTGACCCAGCATTCCCTGCGTGGCCAGATTGGCATGGTGACCCAGGACACCTCCCTGCTGCACCGCTCCATTCGGGAAAACATTCTCTACGGCCGGCCCGATGCCGCCGAGCAGGACATGATTGCCGCCAGCCGCCAGGCCCACGCCCACGACTTTATACAGAGTCTGGAAGACAAGGACGGCCACCGGGGTTACGACGCCCAGGTGGGCGAGCGGGGCATCAAGCTCTCGGGCGGCCAGCGCCAGCGCATTGGCATTGCCCGGGTGCTGCTCAAGGATGCCCCCATTCTGGTGCTGGACGAGGCCACCTCGGCACTGGACTCGGAAGTGGAAGCCGCCATTCAGGAAAGCCTGTATCAGCTGATGGAGGGCAAGACGGTGATCGCCATCGCCCACCGACTTTCCACCATCGCCGCCATGGACCGCCTGGTGGTGATCGACCAGGGCCGCATCGTCGAGCAGGGCTCGCACCAGGATCTGCTGGCCCAAAACGGCATCTACGCCCAGCTGTGGCACCACCAGACCGGCGGCTTTCTGGCCGACGGGGTGTAA
- a CDS encoding AarF/ABC1/UbiB kinase family protein: MASDDKSSKVPGHRLARMGHLASLATRVAGSMLGEGARRLAQGQRPRARELLLTPANARRVGDQLARLRGAAMKVGQLLSMDAGDLLPAELADILARLRAEGSPMPAAQLNTVLVQELGHDWQRHFSHFEFRPLAAASIGQVHKAWADDGEPLAVKIQYPGIAASIDSDVDNVATLLRLSGLVPAGVDYQGLLAEAKQQLHAEADYRLEARQLARFNALLADDPRFVLPRGRTDISTSRLLAMSFVAGKPVESLESQPQALRNHIVTLLFELLFRELFEFSLVQTDPNFANFLYQGERLVLLDFGATRAYAPGFAQGYRRLFAAALAGDQAGMAAALSDIGFFSQHIIPAQQQAVLRLVQLACEPLQQDAPFDFGRSTLAQRLRQAGTALSMQQNYWHSPPADALFLHRKIGGLYLLAARLGAQVNVRRQLQPWL; encoded by the coding sequence ATGGCAAGCGACGACAAGAGCAGTAAGGTACCGGGCCATCGCCTGGCCCGCATGGGTCATCTGGCCTCTCTCGCCACTCGGGTGGCCGGCAGCATGCTGGGCGAAGGCGCCCGCCGCCTGGCCCAGGGGCAGCGGCCCCGCGCCCGGGAGCTGCTGCTCACGCCCGCCAATGCCCGGCGAGTGGGCGACCAACTGGCCCGGCTGCGGGGAGCAGCCATGAAAGTGGGGCAGCTGCTGTCGATGGACGCCGGCGATCTGCTGCCAGCGGAGCTGGCCGATATTCTGGCCCGGCTGCGCGCCGAAGGCAGCCCCATGCCGGCCGCCCAGCTCAATACCGTGCTGGTGCAGGAGCTGGGCCATGACTGGCAACGCCACTTCAGCCATTTCGAGTTCCGCCCCCTGGCCGCCGCTTCCATCGGCCAGGTACACAAAGCCTGGGCCGACGACGGTGAACCGCTGGCAGTCAAAATCCAGTACCCCGGCATTGCCGCCAGCATCGACAGCGATGTCGACAATGTCGCCACCCTGCTGCGCCTCAGCGGCCTGGTGCCTGCCGGCGTTGATTATCAGGGGCTGCTGGCGGAGGCCAAACAACAACTGCATGCCGAAGCCGACTACCGGCTGGAGGCGCGCCAGCTGGCCCGTTTCAATGCGCTGCTGGCGGATGATCCGCGTTTTGTACTGCCACGGGGTCGCACCGATATCAGCACGTCCCGGCTGCTGGCCATGAGTTTTGTGGCAGGCAAGCCGGTGGAAAGCCTGGAATCACAGCCCCAGGCGCTGCGCAATCATATTGTGACGTTACTGTTTGAGCTGCTGTTTCGTGAATTGTTTGAGTTCAGCCTGGTGCAGACCGATCCCAACTTCGCCAATTTTCTGTATCAGGGTGAACGGCTGGTGCTGCTCGACTTTGGCGCCACCCGGGCATACGCCCCCGGCTTTGCCCAGGGGTACCGCCGGCTGTTTGCCGCCGCCCTGGCCGGTGACCAGGCCGGCATGGCGGCGGCGCTGAGCGACATCGGCTTTTTCAGCCAGCACATTATACCGGCCCAGCAACAGGCGGTGCTGCGGCTGGTCCAGCTGGCCTGCGAGCCGCTGCAGCAGGATGCGCCCTTTGACTTTGGTCGCAGCACCCTGGCCCAGCGCCTGCGCCAGGCCGGCACGGCCCTCAGCATGCAGCAGAATTACTGGCACAGCCCCCCCGCCGATGCGCTGTTTCTGCACCGCAAGATAGGCGGCCTCTACCTGCTGGCGGCGCGCCTGGGGGCGCAGGTGAATGTACGGCGGCAGCTACAACCCTGGCTGTGA
- a CDS encoding EAL domain-containing protein yields MTNAKPADITIERLMHTGLLTCAPDTPLREATERMASRRCSSILIVENNQAVGIWTERDSLRLDLTRTDHLDLPIRQLMSQPVHCLPRHTPVAEAEQWFRQHQCRHLVVVDDEGLPVGMVSQTDMALKQGMEPYLSLRRISEAMNASPLILPGSMSLARAATELLSHDQDAAVITCSPVQLGIITERDMVRCIARHPGNTPIGELASRPLLSVSPEDSLLHARDLLIDHRVRHLVVKQQEKVVGLLGFREIINGVEHRYLQQLQQALAQRDQALHSSRLNLQLAERVIEASLESIVVTDANNRIVFVNPSFTHTTGYSAEEVIGRTPAMLSSGRHDAAFYQAMWNTLHEQGYWRGEIWNRRKSGQLYLEMLTITAIQDDDGRITHFAALFTDITHIRENEDKIRRLAYYDPLTGLPNRRLLEDRLDLAIRHANRSKQHLAVIFLDLDHFKQVNDTLGHAAGDELLLEVSRRIRTRLREDDTLARLGGDEFIVLLPELNEPDEASRVARRLIDAIAEPFQINNHQFRIGCSLGVSLYPDDANSAEQLLHHADAAMYQAKQEGRNDYRLFSRNMNHQQHQLLAMETALRYAVETGEGLSVYYQPQVNRATRMLAGAEALARWHHPDFGQVSPGAFIPLAERAGLMVPLGMTLLHQVAAQQRRWLDMGLMPVPVSVNLSAQQFWQHNLLVQFRLLLAEHRLPAGLIGIELTESVLLDKQRQAIPLLYGLRELGCTIAIDDFGTGYSSLSYLQDLPVNSLKIDRSFIQRLGESRSSNAILAAVTGMARELEFKVVAEGVETEEQMQALGRYPVDLIQGYLTGRPVPANDFASQWLSAVRCEE; encoded by the coding sequence GTGACCAACGCCAAGCCCGCCGACATTACCATTGAACGCCTGATGCACACCGGTCTGCTGACCTGTGCGCCCGATACGCCGTTGCGCGAGGCGACCGAGCGCATGGCGTCCCGCCGTTGCAGCTCCATTCTGATCGTCGAAAACAACCAGGCAGTGGGGATCTGGACCGAGCGGGACAGCCTGCGGCTGGATCTGACCCGGACGGATCACCTGGACCTGCCCATTCGGCAACTGATGAGCCAGCCGGTGCATTGCCTGCCACGCCATACGCCGGTGGCCGAGGCCGAACAATGGTTTCGCCAGCACCAGTGCCGGCACCTGGTGGTGGTGGACGACGAGGGCCTGCCCGTCGGCATGGTGTCGCAAACCGACATGGCGCTCAAGCAGGGCATGGAGCCCTATCTCAGCCTGCGCCGAATCAGCGAAGCCATGAACGCCTCTCCCCTGATATTGCCAGGCAGCATGTCTCTGGCCCGGGCCGCCACCGAGCTGCTGAGCCACGACCAGGACGCGGCCGTGATCACCTGCTCGCCGGTACAGCTTGGCATCATCACCGAACGCGACATGGTGCGCTGCATCGCCCGCCACCCCGGCAACACCCCCATTGGAGAGCTGGCCAGCCGGCCGCTGCTGTCGGTTTCCCCCGAAGACAGCCTGCTGCATGCCCGGGATCTGCTGATCGACCACAGGGTGCGCCACCTGGTGGTCAAACAGCAGGAGAAGGTGGTGGGCCTGTTGGGGTTTCGGGAGATCATCAACGGCGTGGAGCACCGCTACCTGCAACAGTTGCAGCAGGCACTGGCGCAACGGGACCAGGCGCTGCACAGCTCCCGCCTGAACCTGCAGCTGGCGGAGCGGGTGATCGAGGCCTCGCTGGAAAGCATCGTCGTGACCGATGCCAACAACCGCATTGTCTTCGTCAATCCGTCCTTTACCCATACCACCGGCTACAGTGCCGAGGAAGTCATCGGCCGCACGCCGGCCATGCTGTCCTCGGGCCGTCACGATGCCGCCTTTTACCAGGCCATGTGGAACACCCTGCACGAACAGGGTTACTGGCGCGGCGAAATCTGGAACCGGCGCAAAAGCGGTCAGCTCTATCTGGAGATGCTGACCATTACCGCCATTCAGGACGACGACGGCCGGATCACCCATTTTGCCGCCCTGTTTACCGACATCACCCATATTCGCGAAAACGAAGACAAAATTCGCCGACTGGCCTATTACGATCCCCTGACCGGCCTGCCCAACCGGCGTCTGCTGGAGGACCGGCTGGATCTGGCGATACGTCACGCCAACCGCAGCAAACAGCATCTGGCGGTGATCTTTCTCGATCTCGACCACTTCAAGCAGGTCAACGACACCCTTGGCCACGCCGCCGGCGACGAGCTGCTGCTTGAGGTCTCCCGGCGTATTCGCACCCGGCTGCGGGAAGACGACACCCTGGCGCGCCTCGGCGGCGACGAATTTATCGTGCTGCTGCCCGAGCTGAACGAGCCCGACGAGGCCAGCCGGGTCGCCCGCCGGCTGATCGACGCCATTGCCGAGCCCTTTCAGATCAACAACCACCAGTTTCGTATCGGCTGCAGCCTGGGGGTCAGTCTATACCCGGACGACGCCAACTCCGCCGAGCAACTGCTGCATCACGCCGATGCGGCCATGTACCAGGCCAAGCAGGAAGGGCGCAACGATTACCGGCTGTTCAGCCGCAACATGAACCATCAGCAGCACCAGCTGCTGGCCATGGAAACCGCGCTGCGCTACGCGGTGGAAACCGGTGAAGGCCTGAGCGTCTATTACCAGCCCCAGGTCAACCGCGCCACCCGCATGCTGGCCGGTGCCGAAGCCCTGGCCCGCTGGCATCATCCCGACTTCGGCCAAGTGTCGCCGGGGGCCTTTATTCCCCTGGCCGAGCGGGCCGGGCTGATGGTACCGCTCGGCATGACATTGCTGCACCAGGTGGCGGCCCAGCAACGCCGCTGGCTGGACATGGGGCTGATGCCGGTGCCGGTGTCGGTCAACCTCTCGGCCCAGCAGTTCTGGCAGCACAACCTGCTGGTGCAGTTTCGCCTGCTGCTGGCGGAGCACCGGCTGCCGGCGGGCCTTATCGGCATTGAACTCACCGAAAGCGTGCTGCTCGACAAACAGCGGCAAGCCATCCCCCTGCTCTACGGCCTGCGCGAGCTGGGCTGTACCATTGCCATCGACGACTTCGGCACCGGCTACTCCTCCCTGAGTTACCTGCAGGATCTGCCGGTCAACAGCCTCAAAATCGACCGCAGCTTTATTCAGCGCCTTGGCGAGTCCCGCAGCAGCAATGCCATTCTGGCGGCGGTCACCGGCATGGCCCGGGAGCTGGAATTCAAGGTGGTGGCGGAAGGGGTGGAAACCGAGGAGCAGATGCAGGCCCTCGGCCGCTATCCGGTGGATCTGATCCAGGGATACCTCACCGGCCGCCCGGTGCCGGCAAACGACTTTGCCAGCCAATGGTTGAGCGCAGTAAGGTGTGAGGAGTAA